Proteins from a single region of Hydra vulgaris chromosome 12, alternate assembly HydraT2T_AEP:
- the LOC101238974 gene encoding carboxypeptidase B isoform X2, giving the protein MATYIVGYVIIYVSLVKLILGAEVFPRFKPYKINIKNVSGLFDYTQYQPFNMIEKELHKISKSQLKSVEAKLFSIGTTFENRSLWALKIEEKDTRKLKKNIVIDCGAHAREWLAPSTCMYIINKLTLEHPSLRNTKLIKRFNWIIIPVLNPDGYAYTWHNQSTRLWRKNRSFTEKQINFINEKNDELCIGVDINRNFDEEWGGVGAPANPCFEMYAGDKPFSEKESIALSNFLNTTINETLAYISLHAFGLSWMTPWGFKKQLPKSFNEMKRVAQIAVNAMKKLSGVKYSIGTSHDKLYPNSGSSIDWAHSKLHIPYTYLIEMLPGNNKTSSIDMSSFMPPPNMMVQNAKDILEGLSAMALSLLTPIRM; this is encoded by the exons atggctACTTATATCGTCGGTTACGTTATAATTTATGTTAGCTTAGTGAAACTTATATTAGGAGCTGAAGTTTTCCCCAGGTTTAaaccttataaaataaatataaaaaatgtgtcTGGTTTATTTGACTATACGCAATATCAACCCTTCAACATG ATAGAAAAAGAGTTGCATAAAATTTCGAAAAGTCAACTAAAAAGCGTCGAAGCTAAGCTTTTTAGTATcggaacaacttttgaaaatagaaGTCTATGGGCgttaaag ATCGAAGAAAAAgatacaagaaaattaaaaaaaaatattgttattgattGTGGAGCACATGCAAGAGAATGGCTGGCCCCATcgacatgtatgtatataattaacaag CTAACTTTAGAACATCCATCGTTAAGGAATACTAAACTAATTAAACGTTTTAACTGGATTATAATTCCTGTTTTAAATCCGGATGGATATGCGTATACTTGGCACAACCAATCAACAAGGTTATGGAGAAAAAATAGATCCTTTACTGAAAAacagattaattttataaatgaaaaaaacgacGAATTGTGTATAGGCGTAGATATAAATCGAAATTTTGATGAAGAATGGGGAG GTGTAGGAGCCCCTGCAAATCCTTGCTTTGAAATGTATGCAGGAGACAAacctttttcagaaaaagaatcGATCGCATTGTCTAATTTTTTGAACACCACAATAAATGAAACATTGGCATACATTAGTTTGCACGCGTTTGGATTATCATGGATGACACCATGGGGATTCAAAAAGCAGTTACCCAAGTCATTTAACGAAATG aaaagagttGCACAAATTGCAGTGAATGCAATGAAAAAATTGTCTGGTGTAAAATATTCTATCGGCACTTCTCATGACAAACTTT ATCCGAATTCTGGAAGTAGTATTGACTGGGCACATAGCAAATTGCATATACCATACACTTATTTGATAGAAATGCTTCCAGGAAACAACAAGACTTCTTCTATAGATATGTCTTCTTTTATGCCTCCTCCTAACATGATGGTACAAAATGCAAAAGATATTTTAGAAGGATTGAGTGCAATGGCTTTATCTTTATTAACACCAATACGAATGTGA